One Miscanthus floridulus cultivar M001 chromosome 11, ASM1932011v1, whole genome shotgun sequence DNA window includes the following coding sequences:
- the LOC136494842 gene encoding auxin-responsive protein SAUR36-like: protein MATPSRPIPQPRLQLEEEQKPEPPRSKEARHRPLELSRPPSMCKVVITIPSLVRLRRTLRRWRSRAAEAASSSSSSSSAAVPAGHVAVSVQGTAPSSGPRRFVVRVAHLSHPAFLELLRQAEEEYGFPAAPGPIALPCDEDHFLDVLHRVSSSASSSTCCCGPVVARRGRGDARPLLQGMAVEKLVW from the coding sequence ATGGCCACCCCGTCCCGCCCAATTCCACAGCCTCGACTGCAACTGGAAGAAGAGCAAAAGCCTGAGCCTCCACGCAGCAAAGAAGCAAGGCACCGCCCGCTCGAGCTCTCCAGGCCTCCAAGCATGTGCAAGGTGGTGATCACGATCCCGTCGCTCGTCAGGCTGCGCCGCACGCTGCGGCGGTGGCGGTCCCGCGCCGCGGAGgcggcctcatcctcatcctcctcctcgtcggcggCGGTGCCGGCAGGTCACGTTGCCGTGTCCGTGCAAGGCACGGCGCCGTCGTCGGGGCCGAGGCGGTTCGTGGTGCGGGTGGCGCACCTCAGCCACCCGGCGTTCCTGGAGCTGCTgcggcaggcggaggaggagtacGGCTTCCCGGCCGCCCCGGGCCCCATCGCGCTCCCCTGTGACGAGGACCACTTCCTCGACGTCCTCCACCGTGTgtcctcctcggcctcctcctccacctgctgcTGTGGCCCGGTGGTCgcccggcgcgggcgcggcgatgCGCGGCCGCTCCTCCAGGGCATGGCCGTCGAGAAGCTCGTCTGGTGA